The genomic window CCTTATCCAGTCGTGAATCGAAAATTCTTTAAAAAATCTTAAAGAAAAATGGCAGGAGAAACACCAAGAATGGAGCCTCAAGTTCGGTCTTAACTTTTAAGAGCTGGGATTTTTCAGGAGGTCTCTTTAAGGTAATCGCCCAGAACTTTGATAAACTCATTCACATTCAGCGGTTTGGTGAGATAGGTGTTGACTCCGGCATCAATCGCTTCGGCCATCTGCTCTCGCATTGCGTCTGCGGAAACCCCTACGATAGGCAGGTTTTCACATCCCGGCATTTGCCGAATGATCCTGGTTGCGTCCAGACCATTCATCACCGGCATGAACATATCCATGAGGATCAAATGCGGTAACTGGTTTTCCTGCACCATCTGTTTCACAGCGGCGACAGTTTGCTCGCCATCACCGGTAAACACAGGTCTCACACCCCATTTATTCAATAAAATTTCATACATCCGCTGATTCATCGGTTCGTCCTCCGCCACCAGCACCCGACTGGCGGGATTGATATGGATAGCAGACCAATCCTGCTTTTGCGCTTCTGATGGATTGACTTCGAGAGATTCCACGGGAATCCGGACTGTGAAACAGGAACCTTTCCCGATTTCGCTCTGCAATTCAATCCGTCCACGCATCAGTTCTACCAATTGTTTGACCAGACTTAGCCCCAACCCGGTACCGCCATAGCGCCGTTCAATGCTCAAATCAGCCTGTTCAAACGCATTGAACAGACGCTCCTGGCGATCGTTGGCAATCCCGATGCCTTCATCAACCACCGCCATCACCAATTCACTGTAAACCACCCTGGCTTTCACCGTGATCTTTTTGCCAACCGGCGTGAATTTCACTGCGTTTGAGACCAGATTCATCAAAATTTGATTGATCTTTGTACGGTCAAGAAACATGGTTGCCGGCAATGAATGATCCAGGTCAGGAGACAGAGAGATATTTTTTTCCAGCACCTGGGATTTGTGAATCTGGATGATGCCTTCAATGAGTGTTTTTAAATCGACACGCTCCCGAACCAGTTCGACCTTACCTGCTTCAATTTTTGCCAGATCCAGAATGTTGTTGATCAGTTCCACCAAATGCTTTGCCCCGGCATGGATATAATTCACATATTCTTCCATCAGCGGCAGATTCGCGGGGTCTTTCGAATCCCGCACCAGCACATGGCTCAAACCGACAATGCTGTTGAGCGGATTTCTGATTTCATGACTCATATTGGCCAGAAACACACTCTTGGCACGGTTCGCCTGTTCGGCGTTTTCCTGCGCACGCTTGAGTTTCTGTTCCATCTCAACCATATCCGTTACATCCTGCACTGTTCCCAGCGAATGCAGTGGTTGCCCCTTGTCCTCATACGTTGTGGTGCAACGCTCACGCACATATTTCAAGGTACCATCCTTCAGCAATAACCGATGGACAATCTCATAGGGTTCCTGTTTTGCCAGGGAATTGGCATAAGCCTCATTCACCATTTCCCGGTCCTCAGGATGAATGTTTTCCAGAAAAGCTTCATAGGTTGCCCCGAAAGATTGGGGTTCCAGACCGAATATGCGGTAGATCTGATCTGACCAGTAAAGACTGCCTGTCCGCAGATCCAGTTCCCAATGTCCAATCTGGGCAATCTGTTGAGCTTCCTTGAGACGTTCCTGCTCATTGAGAATGCGCTTTTCCAGCGTTTTAAGTTCAGTCAGATCTGTTGCCACCCCGCAGACCGCATACAGTTTTCCCGACTCATCATACATCGGAAATTTATAAGTCAGATAGGTATGCAGACCATCCTTATGAGACACCTGTTCTTCCGTTGAACACGGGCGCTGTTCCTGTTGTACCAACCGGTCCCTTTCCTCCAGTTTGCGAGCCACGTCATGAGGTAACAGATCAAAATCTGATTTTCCGATAATATCGGGTACGTCACGATGAAACTGTTCCGCAAACTTTCTATTCACCAAAATAAAGTGTCCCTGTAAATCTTTCATAAAAATAGCATTGGGCGCGTTATCCACAATGGTCTGAAAATGTTCTTCAGTGCGTCGACGTTCCCTGATCAATCGTCCGACTTTTTGACCACTCCACCAAATCGCCAGCGCGCCAAGCAACCCGATCAGCAGATGAGATACAACAGCAGTCTGTTTAATATCCCTTTCAATCTTTAAGTAAGGCGCCATCGGCAGTGATAACCCAACCCCGCCCCTGACATCTCCCACCTGATACCCCTGGTGTTCATGACACTTGAGACAACCGGCCGTTGTGATCATGGCCCCCATCATCCGCAAATAAGGTTTCCCGTCAATCTCTGTGAATTCAATTTTCTCCTGTTTTCCCTGCTGAAATTCCCGCAGTGCCTGTTGTTCCCATTCATCCGGAAAGTTATCCGGATTCAATGGTCTGTCACTGACAATTCGCCCGGGAACCCCATACAGGGCACCAAAATCACGCATCATCTCTCTCAGCATATAGGCTGGATTCATGAGCGTCAGCTCTTTGCCCCCGGTGGTTACCACATCCCGCTCAGGCAGAAACTCCAGCCAGGGATTGGGTGGTGTCTTTTCGGTGGGCGGCACATAGACACCGCCATGCTTGTTCGCCCAGGCACGGAAGGCCTGATCCTTGGTGAAATGGGTGCGGGCACCATCCATTGCCATCTGTTTGATCTGTGTTTGTGATTGATAGATATTCCACAGCATCAAGCCAAGAGTCATTCCCAGCCATAACAAAATCAACAGTCCTGTGTAATAACGCATCATTTTGTCAGAGGTAGCTTTCATGTATCCTCAGATTGTTGATTATTCAGGGATCAACCCATTTTCCATGTTGTTTGATGAGCTCAATCAGATGCTCCACCGCTTCTTTTTCCGGGATGTTTCGCCGGACACATTCCTGCCCATGATACAAACTGATTCGCCCTTCACCGGAGCCGACATAGCCAAAGTCGGCATCGGCCATTTCGCCCGGTCCATTGACCACGCACCCCATGATGCCGATTTTTACTCCTTTGAGGTGAGCTGTCCTGAGTTTGATTGCTTCAGTGGTTTGCTGGAGATCAAAAAAGGTTCGTCCGCAGGATGGACAGGAAATAAAATCTGCCTTGAACAACCGCACTCTGGTGGCCTGTAACACCACCCGGGCAAACAGTAACAGTTCTGCGGAACCGGATTCCGGGCATACCAGACAATCCAGTGTATTTTCTGAAATCAGGGCACCGAGTTCACCGGCCAAAGCCCAACGGAAAGCCGCGTTTTCCGGCAAAACAAAACCGACAGGCCAACGCGCTCCCGCGGAGTCCAGAATTCCGGTGAGGCGTCTGACCGGGTACAAGGGATGCTCTCCCTGAACAAGAATCAGACGCGGCGACAAACTGTTTTTCCCTGATTTTATCCATCCTGCCAGATCGCCATCTCTCACTATCTGCTCTGATAAAACAATATTTTTTCCAAGGGAACACGCCTGTTGCCATTCTTCAAGGGAAGTCACCTGCTGACACTGACCGACCGGGAGCAAGGCGTCGATGCCTTCTTCCATGACAGCGGATGTTCCTGAATCGAGTTTCAACAACCGAAAGGTTTGATCACCACCCACACCTGTTTCCGAAATCGTGACAGATTCTGTAACACGGCGTTCGGAGCGCAACGGGATTTGTTTGTAAACACCGGGCCAAAACACCGTGTTTTGCTGAAAACGCCGGAGCTGTTCCAGAATCTCCCGGGCCGCTGGAATTTCCTGCACTGAGGGTTCCGTCAGAGAAACACGGATGGTATCCCCCAGGCCATCACACAGCAGGCTGGCAATTCCCGCGGCGCTTTTGATGCGGCCATCCAATCCATTACCGGCTTCAGTGACGCCCAGATGCAGCGGATAATCCATGCCCTCTTCATCCATTCTGAGTGCCAGCAGACGATAAGCCTGAGCCATCACCAGAGGATTGGAAGATTTCATGGAAATGATGATGTCATGATAATCGTACTTCCGGAATATCCGTATAAATTCCAGTGCGGATTCCACCATTCCTTCCGGTGTGTCGCCATAGCGATTGATCACACGATCCGACAACGAACCATGGTTGGTGCCAATTCTTAGTGCACGTTGATATTTTTTGAGTTGTGTGATCAAGGGTTTGATTTTCTGTTCAATGCGGTTCAGTTCTTCCTGATACTGCTGTTCCGTGTATTCACGGATCATGAATCGTTTGGAATCGGCATAGTTGCCTGGATTGATCCTTATCTTTTCCACAAACTCACACGAATTCACCGCCAGTTGCGGATTAAAATGAATGTCCGCGATCAACGGAATTTCCAGTCCGGCATCACGCATCCGGTGGCGGATTTCCGGCAGGGCCTCCACAGCTTTATGGTTAGGCACGGTCAAACGGATCATTTCACAGGGTGTGCGTGACAACGCTTCAATTTCAGCCATCACGCTGACGAGATCGCACGTATCCGACGTCAGCATGGATTGAATCCGTAGGGGTTCAGTTCCACCCACACCGACATTCCCGACCTGCACGACCCGAGTTGAACGACGCTGATAAAACAATGGAATATTAAACAGGCTCATGGATTTTTCCGTTTCTTCAAAGATTTTTCATGATGAAGTCCGTTGGCTTCACCGGCAGAACAACGATAAAAAGGCTTCCCTTTTCCTTGACACTTTCTACAAAAATCCGGCCATGGAGGAGGTCCACGAGTTTTTTGGTAATTGTCAGGCCGAGACCTGTTCCTTCATAACTGCGATTGTAACCGGAACTTTCCTGTTTGAATTCATCAAAAACATGCGGCAGAAAATCCTGACTGATGCCAACCCCCGTATCTTCCACAATGATGACCGCCTCTTGTTGATCTTCCTGTTGTTTCATATTCAAATGAATCTGAATCTTGCCTGTTTTGGTGAACTTCAAGGCGTTTTCCATGAGTTTACGCAGTATTTTGGTCAGCATGGAAGGGTTTGTCATAATCATGAACCGTTTCAATTCAGTGTGGAATTCCAGCAAAATTCCTTTTTCACGAGCCAGACCTGCAAACGCATCCAGAAAAGACTGGCATTGAGCCACCAGATCGCATTCAAGCCATTCCGTAACACCAGACATCGATTCCAACTGTGCGAGATCCATGATGTTGTTCATCGTGTCCAGCAGACGTTGACCATTTTTGCTGATGTAATTCACCATCGTCTGCCCATCCTCACTCTGAACCTGATCTTTCAGCAACGAAGCAAAGCCCAGCACACTGTTCAGCGGAGTCCTGATTTCATGGCTCATGTTGGCCAGAAAGCTGGTTTTCAACCGGCTCATTTCTTCAGCTTCTTCCTTGGCACGAATGAGAGCCTGCTGAGACAGTTTTTGCGTGGTCACATCCCGAATCACCAGCAGCAGTTCCTCTGCTGAAACATTCACGATACGCGACTCAAAAAACACCGGTTTTTCCTCACTCTTAAAAACATATTCAAAATCCCTGACGGTTCCAGTATCCGGAGACGGACCTTTGAGCAGTTTGATCCATGACATATAATCATGAGGCATGATCTGTTCCAGTTTTTTCCCGACAAGATTCTGGGTCAGGAAAGGGAATGTTCCCTTGGAGGGTGGCGTGTATTGTAAAATCACACCTTCATTGTTGATCAGAAACAGCAGATCAGGAATGGAATCCAGCGTGGCCTTGTTGCGGAATTGGCTGATTTCAAGATGTTCCAGAGTTTTTTGCAGTTCAATATTTTTCCGCAGGTGAATCACGCCATACATCAGGTTATCCGCCAATTGTTTAAGCAACTGAACTTCATCCGGACGAAACGCATACGGTT from SAR324 cluster bacterium includes these protein-coding regions:
- a CDS encoding PAS domain S-box protein gives rise to the protein MKATSDKMMRYYTGLLILLWLGMTLGLMLWNIYQSQTQIKQMAMDGARTHFTKDQAFRAWANKHGGVYVPPTEKTPPNPWLEFLPERDVVTTGGKELTLMNPAYMLREMMRDFGALYGVPGRIVSDRPLNPDNFPDEWEQQALREFQQGKQEKIEFTEIDGKPYLRMMGAMITTAGCLKCHEHQGYQVGDVRGGVGLSLPMAPYLKIERDIKQTAVVSHLLIGLLGALAIWWSGQKVGRLIRERRRTEEHFQTIVDNAPNAIFMKDLQGHFILVNRKFAEQFHRDVPDIIGKSDFDLLPHDVARKLEERDRLVQQEQRPCSTEEQVSHKDGLHTYLTYKFPMYDESGKLYAVCGVATDLTELKTLEKRILNEQERLKEAQQIAQIGHWELDLRTGSLYWSDQIYRIFGLEPQSFGATYEAFLENIHPEDREMVNEAYANSLAKQEPYEIVHRLLLKDGTLKYVRERCTTTYEDKGQPLHSLGTVQDVTDMVEMEQKLKRAQENAEQANRAKSVFLANMSHEIRNPLNSIVGLSHVLVRDSKDPANLPLMEEYVNYIHAGAKHLVELINNILDLAKIEAGKVELVRERVDLKTLIEGIIQIHKSQVLEKNISLSPDLDHSLPATMFLDRTKINQILMNLVSNAVKFTPVGKKITVKARVVYSELVMAVVDEGIGIANDRQERLFNAFEQADLSIERRYGGTGLGLSLVKQLVELMRGRIELQSEIGKGSCFTVRIPVESLEVNPSEAQKQDWSAIHINPASRVLVAEDEPMNQRMYEILLNKWGVRPVFTGDGEQTVAAVKQMVQENQLPHLILMDMFMPVMNGLDATRIIRQMPGCENLPIVGVSADAMREQMAEAIDAGVNTYLTKPLNVNEFIKVLGDYLKETS
- the ispG gene encoding (E)-4-hydroxy-3-methylbut-2-enyl-diphosphate synthase, whose translation is MSLFNIPLFYQRRSTRVVQVGNVGVGGTEPLRIQSMLTSDTCDLVSVMAEIEALSRTPCEMIRLTVPNHKAVEALPEIRHRMRDAGLEIPLIADIHFNPQLAVNSCEFVEKIRINPGNYADSKRFMIREYTEQQYQEELNRIEQKIKPLITQLKKYQRALRIGTNHGSLSDRVINRYGDTPEGMVESALEFIRIFRKYDYHDIIISMKSSNPLVMAQAYRLLALRMDEEGMDYPLHLGVTEAGNGLDGRIKSAAGIASLLCDGLGDTIRVSLTEPSVQEIPAAREILEQLRRFQQNTVFWPGVYKQIPLRSERRVTESVTISETGVGGDQTFRLLKLDSGTSAVMEEGIDALLPVGQCQQVTSLEEWQQACSLGKNIVLSEQIVRDGDLAGWIKSGKNSLSPRLILVQGEHPLYPVRRLTGILDSAGARWPVGFVLPENAAFRWALAGELGALISENTLDCLVCPESGSAELLLFARVVLQATRVRLFKADFISCPSCGRTFFDLQQTTEAIKLRTAHLKGVKIGIMGCVVNGPGEMADADFGYVGSGEGRISLYHGQECVRRNIPEKEAVEHLIELIKQHGKWVDP
- a CDS encoding GAF domain-containing protein: MSDCCGKLSALLDIEGPLNNSFLREILDTQAQFVACLCIENLHVCFSNTAFDACFSAKHGTLHGQSFLNLIVPEDHAKIMKILSGLLPGVEPESYRQRWIGREGRIHWIEWRFRRLSFQDQSLDCFLVDGKDITEYQLSNISLIEAHRALKVLSQGNQAVVYAEEEEPLLRQICEILVNEGGFRMAWIGWASDDKEQRIVPVAEAGFTDGYLKTIRLSWGDNEYGRGPSGIAVRTGKPSIVQDMLYNPQYRSWRENAIKRRYASSMAIPLVSEGKVLGCLNIYASEPYAFRPDEVQLLKQLADNLMYGVIHLRKNIELQKTLEHLEISQFRNKATLDSIPDLLFLINNEGVILQYTPPSKGTFPFLTQNLVGKKLEQIMPHDYMSWIKLLKGPSPDTGTVRDFEYVFKSEEKPVFFESRIVNVSAEELLLVIRDVTTQKLSQQALIRAKEEAEEMSRLKTSFLANMSHEIRTPLNSVLGFASLLKDQVQSEDGQTMVNYISKNGQRLLDTMNNIMDLAQLESMSGVTEWLECDLVAQCQSFLDAFAGLAREKGILLEFHTELKRFMIMTNPSMLTKILRKLMENALKFTKTGKIQIHLNMKQQEDQQEAVIIVEDTGVGISQDFLPHVFDEFKQESSGYNRSYEGTGLGLTITKKLVDLLHGRIFVESVKEKGSLFIVVLPVKPTDFIMKNL